The proteins below come from a single Vicinamibacterales bacterium genomic window:
- a CDS encoding DUF4147 domain-containing protein, which yields MLFRAAVEAVSTPRLLEVALALPEIQSVLDAGSVRVLSAGKASAHMAVAYASAGAPAVAGVVVGTHASSALPAPFEWIPGSHPVPDARSVAAGARSLELARGVPANGALVVLLSGGASSLLALPRAGITLADKQSTTRRLLLAGADIDALNTVRKHLSAIKGGQLAAAVAGRTVALAVSDVVTNDTSVIGSGPTVPDPTTFADAWRMLERLGGVGSYPAAVVDLLRRGTAGEEPETPKPGDPRLDRVLTRVIGTRMDAVAGARRAAEALGYATIVLDEPVVGEAREAGPALVAMVRHRTRDVRGPACVIAAGETTVHVTGRGRGGRNQELVLSAARAIAALGGPAAMLSGGTDGIDGPTDAAGGIADGTTLVRTEQAGLGTPEAFLADNNAYPLLHALGDLVVIGPTDTNVGDVQIVLLQCAPV from the coding sequence GTGCTCTTCCGAGCGGCTGTCGAGGCGGTCAGTACGCCGCGGCTGCTCGAGGTCGCTCTGGCTCTCCCGGAAATCCAATCGGTCCTCGACGCCGGCTCGGTCCGCGTACTCTCCGCAGGCAAGGCGTCCGCGCACATGGCGGTGGCCTACGCCAGTGCCGGAGCACCCGCCGTGGCCGGTGTCGTCGTCGGCACGCATGCCTCCAGCGCGCTGCCGGCGCCATTCGAGTGGATTCCCGGCAGTCATCCCGTGCCCGATGCCCGTAGCGTCGCCGCCGGCGCCCGCAGCCTGGAGCTCGCGCGCGGCGTTCCGGCCAACGGCGCGCTGGTGGTGCTGCTGTCAGGTGGGGCGTCCTCCCTGCTGGCGCTGCCCCGAGCGGGAATCACGCTCGCGGACAAGCAGAGCACCACGCGTCGGCTGTTGCTGGCAGGCGCGGACATCGATGCGCTGAACACCGTGCGAAAGCACCTGTCGGCCATCAAGGGTGGCCAGCTGGCGGCCGCCGTGGCGGGGCGGACAGTGGCTCTCGCCGTCTCGGACGTCGTCACCAACGACACGAGCGTGATTGGGTCCGGTCCGACAGTGCCGGATCCGACGACATTTGCCGACGCGTGGCGGATGCTCGAGCGACTAGGCGGCGTGGGGTCATATCCCGCCGCGGTGGTCGATCTGCTGCGGCGTGGAACCGCCGGGGAGGAACCGGAAACGCCCAAGCCTGGCGACCCCCGGCTGGATCGCGTGCTCACGCGAGTGATTGGAACTCGCATGGACGCGGTTGCTGGCGCCCGCCGTGCCGCGGAGGCGCTGGGGTACGCCACCATCGTCCTCGACGAGCCCGTGGTCGGGGAGGCGCGCGAGGCAGGGCCGGCGCTTGTCGCAATGGTACGTCACCGGACCCGGGATGTGCGTGGGCCCGCTTGCGTGATCGCGGCGGGCGAGACCACTGTCCACGTCACCGGCCGCGGGCGCGGCGGCCGCAATCAGGAACTCGTCCTGTCGGCGGCCCGCGCGATCGCCGCGCTCGGCGGTCCGGCGGCGATGCTCAGTGGCGGGACAGATGGGATTGATGGTCCGACCGATGCGGCAGGTGGCATCGCGGACGGCACCACGCTCGTCCGTACCGAGCAGGCTGGACTCGGGACTCCGGAGGCGTTTCTGGCCGACAACAACGCCTATCCGCTGCTCCACGCTCTGGGTGATCTCGTCGTCATCGGGCCCACCGACACCAACGTCGGGGACGTGCAGATCGTGCTGCTCCAGTGCGCGCCCGTGTAG
- the rnr gene encoding ribonuclease R: MLTRDDVLRLVRQRAQHPASARELMHLLQIPREERATFRRYLKALTADGDLVEVRGKRYGLAEKMDLVVGRLQANAGGFGFVIAERPQEPGERDVFIPAPHMKEAMHGDRVVARIERYRDGDRPEGRIIKILTRANAVVVGRFDFDEAGLGFVTPFDQRLITDVAVPANDAGGARPGQMVAVEIARWPTATRGPIGRVTEVLGSIDDLGVDTKIIIRKYGLPDAHGDAAIVEARRLLDGRGTPRTMHARQQDLADRTDFRNLDIVTIDGEHARDFDDAISVERLPNGHFWLGVHIADVSHYVREGSALDTEAYERATSVYFPERALHMFPEDLATGLCSLNPQVDRLVQSCLMEVDRRGQVLRHEFHDGIIRTRARMTYTDVNAILTGTSPETTAHHGELVPLFERMRELFEILNARRHRLGSIDFDFDEAEVVLDEAGQVDAIIASERNIAHRIIEEFMLLANETVAEFLDTSGVPGLYRVHESPDPLKVVRFEEFVSSLGHSLSVPPQAVRPRHFQALLQKIQGTPEERPIAVLMLRTMQKARYAAANLGHFGLAFTSYTHFTSPIRRYPDLVVHRLLRLARRGAMVEAEREALEKDLPEIARHTSDRERRADEAERELVQWKKVRFMSDKVGEEFDGYITGVASFGVFVELTEHLVEGMVHVSTMADDYYRFVETAHTLRGENTRKVYRLGDRVRVRVVRVDLDKRQIELGLVDILDAVRKNGRAHGGRRKASPARETLRKRPSHARGSRRGSRH; this comes from the coding sequence ATGCTGACCCGCGACGACGTTCTGCGGCTCGTTCGCCAACGTGCTCAACACCCTGCCTCGGCGCGCGAACTGATGCACCTCCTCCAGATTCCGCGGGAGGAGCGCGCGACCTTCCGGCGGTACTTGAAGGCCCTGACCGCCGACGGCGATCTGGTCGAGGTTCGCGGGAAGCGATACGGTCTGGCCGAGAAGATGGATCTCGTCGTTGGACGCCTGCAGGCCAACGCAGGCGGCTTCGGATTCGTGATCGCCGAGCGGCCGCAGGAACCCGGCGAACGCGACGTGTTCATCCCGGCACCGCACATGAAGGAAGCGATGCACGGCGACCGCGTGGTCGCGCGGATAGAACGCTATCGCGATGGGGATCGGCCGGAGGGCCGGATCATCAAGATCCTGACGCGGGCGAACGCGGTAGTCGTTGGGCGGTTCGATTTCGACGAGGCGGGTCTCGGGTTCGTCACCCCGTTCGATCAGCGGCTGATCACCGATGTCGCGGTGCCTGCCAACGACGCGGGTGGGGCCAGGCCGGGACAGATGGTCGCCGTCGAGATCGCGCGTTGGCCGACGGCCACCCGTGGTCCCATCGGCCGCGTGACCGAGGTGCTCGGCAGCATCGATGATCTCGGTGTCGACACGAAGATCATCATCCGGAAATACGGCCTGCCGGATGCACACGGAGACGCTGCGATCGTGGAGGCGCGGCGCCTCCTCGACGGACGCGGGACGCCCCGCACGATGCACGCGCGTCAACAGGATCTGGCCGATCGGACCGACTTCCGGAATCTCGACATCGTGACGATCGACGGCGAGCACGCGCGCGACTTCGACGACGCCATCTCGGTCGAGCGGCTGCCGAACGGACACTTCTGGCTGGGCGTTCACATCGCCGACGTGTCGCACTATGTCCGCGAGGGTAGCGCACTCGACACCGAGGCCTATGAGCGGGCGACATCGGTCTATTTCCCCGAGCGTGCGCTGCACATGTTTCCCGAGGATCTGGCCACCGGTCTGTGCAGCCTGAACCCGCAGGTCGATCGCCTCGTGCAGTCGTGCCTGATGGAGGTGGACCGCCGGGGACAGGTGCTTCGCCACGAGTTCCACGACGGGATCATCCGCACGCGCGCCCGGATGACCTACACCGACGTGAACGCGATCCTGACCGGCACATCGCCCGAGACGACGGCCCACCACGGAGAACTCGTGCCGCTCTTCGAGCGGATGCGAGAGCTGTTCGAGATCCTGAATGCGCGCCGCCATCGTCTCGGGTCGATCGACTTCGATTTCGACGAGGCGGAGGTCGTGTTGGACGAGGCGGGGCAAGTCGACGCGATCATCGCGTCCGAGCGGAACATCGCCCACCGAATCATCGAGGAGTTCATGCTCCTCGCCAACGAGACGGTGGCTGAGTTCCTGGATACGAGCGGTGTGCCGGGCCTGTATCGCGTGCACGAGTCGCCGGACCCGCTCAAGGTGGTCAGATTCGAGGAATTCGTCTCGAGCCTCGGCCACAGCCTGTCCGTGCCACCGCAGGCGGTGCGGCCACGGCACTTCCAGGCGCTGCTCCAGAAGATTCAAGGCACACCCGAGGAGCGGCCGATTGCCGTGCTCATGCTGCGGACGATGCAGAAGGCGCGCTATGCGGCGGCCAACCTCGGTCACTTCGGTCTCGCCTTCACCAGTTACACGCACTTCACGTCCCCGATTCGCCGTTACCCCGATCTGGTCGTCCACCGCCTGCTTCGGCTCGCGCGGCGTGGCGCGATGGTTGAAGCCGAACGGGAGGCGCTCGAGAAGGATCTGCCCGAGATCGCCCGGCACACCTCGGACCGCGAGCGCCGTGCCGACGAAGCCGAGCGGGAACTCGTGCAGTGGAAGAAGGTCCGCTTCATGAGCGACAAGGTCGGAGAGGAGTTCGACGGCTACATCACGGGCGTCGCTTCGTTCGGCGTCTTCGTGGAACTGACCGAGCACCTCGTCGAGGGTATGGTGCACGTCTCGACCATGGCCGACGACTACTACCGCTTCGTGGAGACCGCTCACACGCTGCGCGGGGAGAACACCCGCAAGGTGTATCGCCTCGGTGACCGTGTGCGGGTCCGGGTCGTCCGCGTCGATCTGGACAAGCGGCAAATCGAGTTGGGGCTCGTCGACATCCTCGATGCCGTGCGGAAGAATGGACGAGCGCATGGCGGCCGCCGCAAGGCCTCGCCGGCACGTGAGACGCTGCGCAAGCGCCCGTCCCACGCGCGCGGATCGCGACGAGGATCGAGGCACTGA
- the selB gene encoding selenocysteine-specific translation elongation factor → MRHIIVGTAGHIDHGKSALVRALTGTDPDRLKEEKARGITIDLGFAHWSSGDFTFSFVDVPGHERFVKNMLAGVGGFDAVVLVVAADESVMPQTREHFEICRLLQVPSGLIAITKSDLADAETIELVRMEVRELTAGSFLADAPVVAVSSKTGDGLDRFERALIELARRVPPRGRGGAVRIPIDRAFSVKGFGTVVTGTLQSGQIRVDEELQLLPPARPVKVRGVQVHGEAESAATAGQRVAVNLAGIDLGEVGRGDSLVTPGVLEPTRVIDARVAVVVTAHAIRHGARVRVHQGTSEILGRVALAAVLDRVAEPGPARTGETAEIPPGREAYVRIRLERPAVLSRGDRFILRAYSPPTTIAGGLVLDPHPLRGPIRTAAARARFLALDPEGRPAEEATDQAVASMVTERGIAGLAVSSLTSRAGVAPQQVAETIARLVHSGTAVRAADVLVAPAVLEALSRQVMAMLGEYHRTEPLSEGMPREEVRERAFARAGLGVFEHVVGALQDARRVAGRDRLSLASHRVALSGEEERGRQVIERAILDGALKPPDPQAVAASGGIPPDVLDRVVKLLVRQKVLVKLDTLVFHDDALKQLKREIAALKAASGGETRIDVATFKERYGISRKFAIPLLEYLDRERVTRRVGDSRVLI, encoded by the coding sequence ATGCGACACATCATCGTCGGTACGGCCGGGCACATCGATCACGGGAAGAGCGCCCTCGTGAGAGCGCTGACCGGGACCGATCCGGACCGGCTGAAGGAAGAGAAGGCGCGGGGCATCACCATCGATCTCGGATTCGCCCACTGGTCGAGCGGCGACTTCACCTTTTCGTTCGTGGATGTGCCCGGCCACGAGCGGTTCGTCAAGAACATGCTGGCCGGCGTCGGCGGCTTCGACGCCGTCGTGCTCGTCGTGGCCGCTGACGAATCCGTGATGCCGCAGACGCGTGAGCACTTCGAGATTTGTCGGCTCCTGCAGGTGCCGAGCGGACTGATCGCCATCACCAAGTCAGATCTGGCCGACGCGGAAACGATCGAATTGGTGCGCATGGAGGTTCGTGAACTGACGGCCGGATCCTTCCTGGCGGACGCCCCCGTCGTCGCGGTGTCGTCGAAGACAGGTGACGGCTTGGACCGGTTCGAACGAGCGTTGATCGAACTTGCGCGTCGGGTCCCGCCGCGTGGGCGTGGTGGCGCGGTACGGATCCCGATCGACCGGGCGTTCTCGGTGAAGGGGTTCGGTACCGTCGTGACCGGCACGCTGCAGTCGGGCCAGATCCGTGTGGACGAGGAACTGCAGTTGCTGCCGCCGGCCCGACCTGTGAAGGTGCGCGGTGTGCAGGTACACGGTGAGGCGGAAAGTGCGGCCACAGCCGGCCAGCGCGTCGCCGTCAACCTGGCCGGGATCGACCTCGGCGAGGTCGGCCGCGGCGATTCGCTCGTGACGCCTGGCGTGCTCGAGCCGACCCGCGTGATCGACGCCCGCGTGGCCGTCGTGGTGACGGCGCATGCCATTCGTCACGGCGCACGGGTTCGCGTTCACCAGGGGACGAGCGAGATCCTTGGCCGCGTGGCGCTCGCCGCGGTGCTCGACCGGGTGGCGGAGCCGGGGCCTGCCCGCACGGGCGAGACGGCGGAGATTCCGCCCGGACGCGAGGCCTACGTGCGGATCCGGCTCGAACGTCCCGCAGTACTGTCGCGCGGTGATCGGTTCATCCTGCGCGCCTATTCACCGCCGACGACCATCGCCGGCGGTCTCGTTCTCGATCCGCACCCGTTACGGGGACCGATCCGCACCGCTGCGGCGCGAGCGCGGTTCCTGGCGCTCGATCCAGAGGGGCGACCCGCCGAGGAGGCCACCGACCAGGCCGTGGCCTCGATGGTGACCGAGCGGGGAATCGCCGGACTGGCGGTGTCGAGTCTGACAAGCCGCGCGGGCGTGGCACCACAGCAGGTGGCCGAGACGATTGCCCGTCTGGTCCATTCAGGGACCGCCGTACGCGCTGCCGACGTGCTGGTCGCGCCGGCCGTGCTCGAGGCGCTCTCCCGCCAGGTGATGGCGATGCTCGGCGAGTATCATCGCACCGAACCGCTTTCCGAGGGCATGCCGCGTGAAGAAGTGCGCGAACGGGCCTTTGCCCGCGCCGGCCTTGGCGTCTTCGAGCACGTCGTGGGCGCCCTCCAGGACGCACGGCGGGTCGCTGGGCGCGACCGCCTGTCACTCGCGTCGCACCGCGTGGCGCTGTCAGGCGAAGAGGAGAGAGGACGCCAGGTGATCGAGCGGGCGATCCTGGATGGCGCTTTGAAACCACCTGACCCGCAGGCGGTTGCCGCGTCCGGCGGGATACCGCCCGACGTGCTCGACCGTGTGGTCAAGTTGCTCGTCCGTCAGAAGGTGCTCGTCAAGCTCGACACGCTGGTGTTCCACGATGATGCGCTGAAACAACTCAAGCGCGAGATCGCCGCGCTGAAGGCGGCATCCGGCGGCGAGACGCGGATTGACGTGGCGACGTTCAAGGAGCGCTACGGCATCTCGCGGAAGTTCGCGATCCCTCTCTTGGAGTATCTCGACCGAGAGCGGGTCACACGGAGGGTGGGCGATTCGAGGGTCTTGATCTGA
- the tatA gene encoding twin-arginine translocase TatA/TatE family subunit — translation MGSLGLPELILILAILALVFGANRLPDLGRGLGKAIRGFKDASRDHHDAPPPGDRPH, via the coding sequence ATGGGTAGCCTGGGCTTGCCGGAACTGATCCTGATCCTCGCGATCCTCGCGCTCGTCTTCGGTGCGAATCGCCTGCCCGACCTTGGCCGCGGCCTCGGCAAGGCGATCCGTGGGTTCAAGGACGCGTCGCGGGACCATCACGACGCCCCGCCCCCCGGCGACCGACCTCACTAG
- a CDS encoding TonB family protein — MSDTSTTTRDLSAPVGHLSVHLGDRPGTELPFLFEQPRKERVASAAMVSLLAHVGITVLVFLIARYAPGGFTGQPMDQIPLHDIIWTNEPGPGGGGGGGGNRMQAPPRKAELPGKQKISVPVEKPPEVKPVAQVQPKDQPVPEQQLNIPAMMIGASTQTLPGTLDGVSTSSLSLGPGSGGGAGTGTGTGIGPGTGSGLGPGYGGGTGGGAYRPGSGVENPVLIREVKPQYTADAMRAKIQGTVIVQCVVLPDGTVTDVQVVKSLDPVFGLDQEAVKAAKQWRFMPGKKQGQPVPVIISIELAFTLR; from the coding sequence ATGTCTGACACTTCGACGACCACCCGCGACCTGAGCGCCCCGGTTGGGCACCTGTCGGTCCATCTCGGCGACCGTCCTGGCACCGAATTGCCTTTTCTTTTCGAGCAACCCCGCAAGGAACGCGTGGCGTCGGCGGCGATGGTGTCGTTGCTCGCCCACGTCGGCATCACCGTGCTGGTGTTCCTCATCGCGCGGTACGCGCCCGGCGGCTTCACGGGCCAGCCGATGGACCAGATTCCGCTGCACGACATCATCTGGACCAACGAACCGGGGCCCGGCGGTGGCGGCGGCGGCGGCGGCAACCGGATGCAGGCGCCTCCACGGAAGGCCGAACTGCCCGGGAAGCAGAAGATCAGCGTTCCGGTCGAGAAGCCGCCAGAAGTCAAGCCGGTTGCGCAAGTGCAGCCGAAGGACCAGCCGGTTCCCGAGCAGCAGCTCAACATCCCCGCGATGATGATTGGCGCGTCCACGCAGACCCTGCCTGGCACGCTCGACGGCGTATCGACCTCGTCGCTCTCTCTCGGCCCGGGGAGCGGGGGCGGCGCGGGCACGGGGACCGGTACAGGCATCGGCCCAGGCACCGGCTCGGGCCTCGGCCCTGGTTACGGCGGCGGGACGGGCGGCGGCGCGTATCGACCGGGCAGTGGGGTCGAGAACCCGGTGCTGATCCGCGAGGTCAAGCCGCAATACACGGCTGACGCCATGCGCGCCAAGATCCAGGGAACCGTCATCGTCCAGTGCGTCGTCCTGCCGGACGGAACGGTGACCGACGTGCAGGTCGTCAAGTCACTCGACCCGGTGTTCGGGCTCGATCAGGAAGCCGTCAAGGCCGCCAAGCAGTGGCGGTTCATGCCGGGCAAGAAACAGGGCCAGCCGGTTCCCGTCATCATCTCCATCGAACTTGCATTCACGCTGCGGTAG